The following are encoded together in the Hyalangium ruber genome:
- a CDS encoding histone deacetylase family protein, translating into MTPPTLLLTDPLFLKHEPGRQHPESPARLRSILSVLARKPVAGTQVGQPRSATEQELASVHTPELRKYLLGLAGERAEIDPDTQASPDTYDAAVLAAGAAVQAVEEVMSGRASNAFALVRPPGHHAEPGRAMGFCFFNNVAIAAEAARRHGAERVLVLDWDVHHGNGTQAAFWERRDVLYQSVHQYPYYPGTGAPHEVGVGAGEGFTINCGLPGGASDADYGALFQELFLPIADAFRPQLVLVSAGFDPHRHDPIGGMLLSERGFAAMCSAMKALADSLCGGRLVLLLEGGYSLEGLSQSVHACIEVLAGRRDSFPTGETSSDAMHALALSREALRPYWPAL; encoded by the coding sequence ATGACGCCTCCCACCCTACTTTTGACCGATCCCCTCTTCCTCAAGCACGAACCCGGCAGGCAGCATCCGGAGAGCCCGGCCCGGTTGCGGAGCATCCTCTCGGTGCTGGCGCGCAAGCCGGTGGCGGGCACGCAGGTGGGCCAGCCGCGCTCGGCCACGGAGCAGGAGCTGGCCTCGGTCCACACCCCCGAGCTGCGAAAGTACCTGCTGGGGCTGGCCGGAGAGCGCGCGGAGATCGACCCGGACACCCAGGCCTCCCCGGACACCTATGACGCGGCGGTGCTGGCCGCGGGGGCCGCGGTGCAGGCGGTGGAGGAGGTGATGTCGGGCCGGGCGAGCAACGCGTTCGCGCTGGTGCGTCCTCCGGGCCACCACGCCGAGCCCGGGCGAGCCATGGGCTTCTGCTTCTTCAACAACGTGGCCATCGCCGCCGAGGCGGCACGCCGGCACGGCGCCGAGCGGGTGCTGGTGCTGGACTGGGACGTCCACCACGGCAACGGCACCCAGGCGGCCTTCTGGGAGCGCCGGGACGTGCTCTACCAATCCGTCCACCAATACCCCTACTACCCGGGCACGGGAGCGCCGCACGAAGTGGGCGTCGGCGCGGGCGAGGGCTTCACCATCAACTGCGGCCTGCCGGGTGGCGCCTCGGACGCGGATTATGGGGCCCTCTTCCAGGAGCTGTTCCTGCCCATCGCGGACGCGTTCCGGCCCCAGCTCGTGCTGGTCTCCGCGGGCTTCGATCCCCACCGGCATGACCCGATTGGAGGAATGCTGCTCAGCGAGCGCGGCTTCGCGGCGATGTGCTCGGCGATGAAGGCGCTGGCCGACAGCCTGTGCGGAGGCCGCCTGGTACTGCTCCTGGAGGGGGGCTATTCCCTGGAGGGGCTCTCCCAGTCCGTGCATGCCTGTATCGAGGTGCTGGCGGGGCGGCGCGACTCCTTCCCCACCGGCGAGACCAGTTCGGACGCGATGCACGCGCTCGCGCTGAGCC